One part of the Rutidosis leptorrhynchoides isolate AG116_Rl617_1_P2 chromosome 1, CSIRO_AGI_Rlap_v1, whole genome shotgun sequence genome encodes these proteins:
- the LOC139885706 gene encoding uncharacterized protein, with amino-acid sequence MALLNYGKRIVGFSRCQQQLGFVGYLTSKTTHGHHHHHHHHHHHHHHHHHHHRCLRTSANRYDNDNNNTKKSESELPPKPPLSSKGFSVFTNLFRKFFTQAVPPKPTPAQVTLGKILEAIQNMNRHQEENPPVEEMKLLFHEMLNNLTDEGVAKVLVELSKVGVPPPTYLVPSIYSGSVIKDLVYNLSIDIMPLFQQVMVDVVKQNYESLMADRNARVLHKPPHRMCIGINVSDVARERLRVLVLADLVVVCGIHKHADPPYRYEPTIKKVVRIPPFSYLHEEIAASIIQDHLIIVFRKSVGGKVPVPVAFQLKLERTSILYPSPVDQFWRLFGYLEEEDDGQSGDGNGPSSADSSS; translated from the exons ATGGCTTTGTTGAATTATGGAAAACGAATCGTGGGTTTTTCAAGATGTCAGCAACAATTAGGGTTTGTGGGTTACTTAACTTCAAAAACAACTCAcggtcaccaccaccaccaccaccaccaccaccaccatcatcatcatcatcatcatcatcatcgttgtttGCGCACCAGTGCTAATCGATacgacaacgacaacaacaacaccaaGAAGAGTGAATCGGAATTACCACCAAAACCTCCTCTATCTTCCAAAGGTTTCTCTGTTTTTACTAATTTATTCAGGAAGTTTTTTACTCAAGCTGTTCCTCCTAAACCTACCCCTGCCCAag TAACGTTGGGAAAAATCTTAGAGGCTATTCAAAATATGAACCGTCATCAAGAAGAAAATCCTCCCGTTGAGGAAATGAAGCTGCTATTTCAtg AGATGCTTAATAACTTGACGGATGAGGGTGTGGCAAAGGTTCTTGTTGAACTTTCTAAAGTCGGAGTTCCCCCACCGACTTATCTTGTTCCTTCGATATACTCGGGTAGCGTAATCAAAGATCTTGTGTATAATCTTTCCATTGACATCATGCCGTTATTTCAACAAGTGATGGTTGATGTGGTGAAGCAGAATTACGAGAGTCTAATGGCCGATCGAAATGCTAGAGTATTACATAAGCCCCCCCATAGGATGTGCATTGGTATTAATGTGTCTGATGTTGCGAGGGAACGCCTCAGAGTTTTGGTTCTAGCTGACTTAGTTGTTGTTTGCGGGATACACAAACACGCCGATCCTCCATACCGATATGAACCGACAATAAAGAAAGTCGTTAGGATCCCACCGTTTTCTTATCTTCATGAAGAGATTGCCGCGTCAATAATCCAAGATCATCTGATTATCGTTTTTCGCAAGTCAGTGGGGGGCAAAGTACCCGTACCCGTGGCTTTTCAATTAAAACTCGAGCGCACGAGTATTCTTTATCCTAG TCCTGTTGATCAATTTTGGAGGCTGTTTGGGTATTTGGAGGAGGAAGATGACGGTCAAAGCGGGGATGGAAACGGACCAAG CTCTGCGGATTCTTCCTCATGA